A region of Argentina anserina chromosome 5, drPotAnse1.1, whole genome shotgun sequence DNA encodes the following proteins:
- the LOC126793758 gene encoding probable CoA ligase CCL9, with the protein MENPTLTGLLKNVAFQFPNRRAISVPGKFDLTHARLHDLVEHAATQLLAAGVSPHHTVALTFPNSIEYVVMFLAVIRCRATAAPLNAAYTVEEFEFYLSDSESKLLITAEQPIQSAVAAASKLSIPYVTAALADSAGHVSLSSAKVGEPSCGSVSEVVNDPSDVALFLHTSGTTSRPKGVPLTQLNLASSVQNIRSVYKLTESDSTVIVLPLFHVHGLIAGLLSSLTAGAAVTLPAAGRFSASSFWSDMLAYNATWYTAVPTIHQIILDRHAKKPEPAYPKLRFIRSCSASLAPSILARLEESFGAPVLEAYAMTEASHLMCSNPLPEDGGHKPGSVGKPVGQELAILNENGVVQPNDVSGEVCIRGPNVTKGYKNNPEANKAAFTFGWFHTGDVGFLDSDGYLHLVGRIKELINRGGEKISPIEVDAVLLSHPEVAQAVCFGVPDDKYGEEINCAIIPREGSSIDEEEVLRFCKKNLAAFKVPKKVFITDSVPKTATGKIQRRIVAEHFLAQISTAKVPKFGA; encoded by the exons ATGGAAAATCCCACTCTCACCGGTCTGTTGAAGAATGTCGCTTTTCAATTCCCCAACCGCCGCGCTATTTCCGTTCCCGGCAAATTCGACCTGACTCATGCCCGGTTACACGACCTCGTCGAGCACGCCGCCACTCAATTACTCGCCGCCGGCGTCTCCCCTCACCACACCGTCGCTCTCACCTTCCCCAACTCCATTGAG TACGTGGTGATGTTCTTGGCGGTGATACGATGCCGAGCCACCGCGGCGCCGCTAAACGCGGCGTACACGGTGGAGGAGTTCGAGTTCTACCTCTCCGACTCCGAGTCGAAGCTTCTGATCACGGCGGAGCAGCCAATCCAATCCGCTGTGGCAGCGGCTAGCAAGCTAAGCATCCCTTACGTGACGGCGGCGCTGGCCGACTCCGCCGGCCATGTATCTCTCTCTTCCGCCAAAGTCGGCGAGCCGAGTTGCGGCTCGGTTTCGGAAGTCGTGAACGACCCGTCCGACGTGGCGCTCTTCCTCCACACGTCGGGGACCACCAGCCGGCCCAAGGGGGTTCCTCTGACGCAGCTCAATTTGGCCTCGTCGGTACAGAACATCCGGTCGGTTTATAAACTCACGGAGTCGGACTCGACGGTGATCGTTCTGCCTTTATTTCACGTGCACGGCTTAATTGCCGGGCTACTGAGCTCGCTCACCGCCGGAGCCGCCGTGACGCTGCCGGCTGCGGGAAGATTCTCCGCTTCAAGTTTCTGGTCCGATATGCTCGCGTACAACGCCACGTGGTACACAGCTGTCCCCACCATCCACCAAATCATCCTCGACCGTCACGCCAAAAAACCCGAACCGGCCTACCCGAAGCTCCGGTTTATCCGGAGCTGCAGCGCGTCGCTGGCGCCGTCTATTCTGGCGCGTTTGGAGGAGTCGTTCGGCGCGCCGGTGCTGGAGGCTTACGCGATGACGGAGGCGTCGCACTTGATGTGCTCGAACCCGTTGCCCGAAGACGGCGGGCACAAACCCGGGTCCGTCGGGAAACCCGTGGGCCAGGAACTGGCTATTTTGAACGAGAACGGCGTCGTTCAGCCAAATGACGTCAGCGGGGAGGTGTGCATTAGAGGACCAAATGTGACAAAAGGGTATAAGAACAACCCGGAAGCAAACAAAGCTGCTTTCACATTCGGTTGGTTCCACACCGGAGATGTCGGGTTTTTGGACTCCGATGGGTACTTGCATCTTGTGGGTCGGATCAAGGAGCTCATTAACCGTGGAG GGGAGAAGATATCACCGATTGAAGTAGACGCTGTGCTGTTGTCGCATCCAGAAGTTGCTCAGGCGGTTTGTTTCGGGGTTCCTGATGATAAATATGGCGAAGAG ATTAACTGTGCTATAATCCCAAGAGAAGGGTCGAGCATAGACGAGGAAGAAGTGCTGCGCTTCTGCAAGAAGAACCTTGCAGCTTTCAAGGTGCCAAAGAAGGTGTTCATCACTGACTCTGTTCCGAAAACTGCAACGGGGAAGATCCAGCGCCGCATTGTTGCAGAGCATTTCCTTGCTCAAATCTCCACTGCCAAAGTTCCAAAGTTTGGTGCTTAA
- the LOC126794533 gene encoding serine racemase, which yields MEAGNEMREVKYAADILSIKEAQARIQPFIHETPVLSSETLNLIAGRQLFFKCECFQKGGSFKFRGACNAVFSLDDNQAAKGVVTHSSGNHAAALSLAAKLRGIPAYIVIPKNAPKCKVENVMRYGGQVIWSEPTMQSRESTAANILQETGAVLLHPYNDGHIISGQGTISLELLEQQVPQLDAIIVPISGGGLISGVALAAKSINPAIRVLAAEPEGANDAAQSKEAGRIITLHETNTVADGLRAFLGNLTWPIVRDLVDGVITVEDKEIINAMKLCYEILKVAVEPSGAIGLAAVLSDSFKNNPALKDCTNIGIILSGGNVDLGILWDSYTK from the exons ATGGAAGCAGGGAATGAGATGAGGGAGGTGAAATATGCTGCTGATATTTTGTCCATAAAGGAAGCACAGGCACGCATCCAGCCGTTTATACACGAAACTCCAGTCCTGTCCTCTGAAACTTTGAATCTTATTGCAGGAAGACAGCTGTTTTTCAAATGTGAATGCTTCCAAAAGGG tggttctttcaaattcAGAGGCGCTTGCAATGCTGTGTTTTCACTTGATGATAATCAGGCTGCTAAAGGGGTTGTAACACACAGCAG TGGTAACCATGCTGCAGCATTGTCTTTGGCTGCAAAACTACGGGGTATTCCTGCATATATAGTTATACCGAAAAATGCTCCAAAATGCAAAGTTGAGAATGTCATGCGTTACGGTGGCCAGGTTATCTGGAGTGAGCCAACAATGCAGTCAAGAGAAAGTACTGCAGCAAATATACTGCAAGAAACTGGCGCAGTTCTTCTACATCCCTACAATGACGGGCACATAATAAG TGGCCAGGGTACCATATCATTGGAGCTACTGGAACAACAAGTTCCACAGTTAGACGCTATTATAGTTCCCATAAGTG GAGGTGGCTTGATATCAGGTGTGGCTTTGGCTGCCAAGTCCATCAACCCAGCCATTCGAGTTTTAGCTGCTGAACCTGAGGGAGCTAACGATGCAGCTCAATCTAAAGAAGCTGGAAGAATAATAACATTGCATGAGACCAACACTGTAGCGGATGGGCTTCGAGCTTTTCTGGGAAATCTAACCTG GCCAATAGTAAGAGATCTCGTCGATGGAGTAATAACTGTAGAGGACAAGGAGATAATAAACGCAATGAAACTCTGTTATGAGATTCTGAAGGTTGCAGTAGAACCTAGCGGAGCTATAGGCCTCGCAGCTGTTTTATCGGACAGTTTCAAAAATAATCCTGCTTTGAAGGACTGCACCAATATAGGAATCATTCTTTCTGGAGGTAATGTGGATCTAGGCATCTTATGGGATTCATACACAAAATAA
- the LOC126793440 gene encoding probable LRR receptor-like serine/threonine-protein kinase At1g63430 has translation MRAFASLLVLGFVCGPLFMGCDSFPSREALALTTFKEAIYEDPHMVLSDWNSLDSDPCAWSGITCSMTRDHVIKINVSGSSIRGFLVSEFSELTYLQGLILHGNRLLGIIPKELGSLKYLTILDLGLNELTGPIPPELGNLTNVVKINLQSNGLSGKLPPELGNLGYLEELYLDRNKLRGTVPAGGNKGPASNDSKIHGMYASNLTGLCHSPRLRVADLSYNFFVGSIPTCLEYLSRSSFQGNCLQKKDLKQRSADMCVGAAPSKRHPTVNPKHKSTKDDPKDPDTSKPAWLLALEVVTGTMVCSLVLVAVVTGLQKCNSKSSIIIPWKKSGSVKDHTTVYIDSEMLKDVVKFNRQELEVACEDFSNIIGSSPDSLVYKGNMKGGPEIAVISLCIKEEHWTGYLELYFQREVTDLSRLTHENTGKLLGYCSESTPFTRMLVFEYASNGTLYEHLHYGEGCQLSWTRRMKIVIGIARGLKYLHMELEPPFTISELNSSAVYLTDDFLPKLVDFESWKTIIARSEKNSGSIGSQGSICVLPNSMEARHLDIQGNVYAFGVLLLEIISGRPPYCKDKGCLVDWAKDYLELPDVMPHVVDPELKHFSCDDLKVLCDVVNLCIHPEPTKRPSMQEVCTILESKIDTSVSLELKASSLAWAELALSS, from the exons ATGAGAGCTTTTGCCTCGTTACTGGTTCTGGGTTTTGTGTGTGGGCCTCTGTTTATGGGCTGTGATTCGTTCCCATCAAGGGAAG CTCTGGCTCTTACGACCTTTAAGGAAGCCATATATGAAGACCCTCATATGGTTTTGTCTGATTGGAATTCCTTGGATTCGGATCCTTGTGCCTGGTCCGGCATTACATGCTCCATGACTCGAGATCATGTTATAAAAAT TAATGTTTCCGGTTCATCCATAAGGGGGTTTCTTGTATCAGAATTCAGTGAACTCACCTACTTGCAAGGACT AATTCTGCATGGGAATAGGCTGCTTGGAATAATACCTAAGGAACTGGGTTCGTTAAAGTACCTGACCATCTTGGATTTGGGGTTGAATGAACTCACCGGTCCGATTCCACCGGAGCTTGGGAACTTGACTAATGTTGTGAAAAT AAATCTTCAGTCAAATGGGTTGTCTGGTAAGCTACCACCTGAACTTGGCAATCTGGGATACCTTGAGGAACTTTATTTGGATAGGAACAAGCTTCGAGGAACTGTTCCTGCTGGAGGAAATAAAGGACCCGCATCTAATGATTCCAAAATACATGGGAT GTATGCCTCAAACTTGACGGGCCTTTGCCACTCTCCGCGGTTAAGAGTAGCAGATCTCTCATACAACTTTTTTGTTGGTAGCATACCTACGTGcttagagtatctttccag GTCAAGTTTTCAAGGAAATTGCCTTCAGAAAAAAGATCTGAAACAGCGGTCTGCAGATATGTGTG TTGGTGCTGCACCTTCGAAGCGCCATCCCACAGTTAACCCAAAGCACAAATCTACTAAAGATGACCCCAAAGATCCAGACACATCAAAACCAGCCTGGCTTTTGGCTTTGGAAGTAGTGACAGGAACCATGGTGTGCTCTCTTGTTCTAGTTGCTGTTGTCACTGGTCTTCAGAAATGCAATAGCAAATCTTCTATAATAATTCCTTGGAAGAAATCAGGAAGTGTAAAGGACCATACTACAGTCTACATAG ATTCCGAGATGTTGAAAGATGTTGTTAAATTCAACAGACAAGAGCTTGAAGTAGCATGTGAAGACTTCAGCAATATAATCGGCTCCTCACCTGATAGTTTGGTTTACAAGGGCAACATGAAAGGTGGGCCAGAGATTGCCGTGATTTCCCTTTGCATTAAGGAAGAGCATTGGACAGGCTATCTTGAGCTATATTTTCAGAGAGAGGTGACAGATTTATCAAGATTGACTCACGAGAATACAGGAAAGTTACTGGGTTATTGTAGTGAGAGCACCCCATTTACAAGGATGCTGGTTTTTGAATATGCTTCAAATGGGACACTGTATGAGCACCTCCATT ATGGAGAAGGATGCCAGTTAAGTTGGACAAGACGCATGAAAATTGTAATAGGCATTGCTCGGGGGCTGAAGTATCTCCACATGGAACTTGAGCCACCATTTACAATATCAGAGTTAAATTCTAGTGCTGTATATCTTACAGATGATTTTTTGCCCAAG CTGGTTGATTTTGAAAGTTGGAAGACAATTATTGCACGGTCAGAGAAAAACTCGGGCTCTATTGGCAGCCAAGGTTCTATTTGTGTTCTTCCAAATTCGATGGAAGCACGCCACCTGGATATCCAAGGAAATGTGTATGCGTTTGGAGTACTTTTACTGGAGATAATTAGTGGGAGGCCCCCATACTGCAAGGATAAGGGGTGCTTGGTAGACTGG GCCAAAGATTATCTTGAGCTGCCAGACGTGATGCCTCATGTGGTGGATCCTGAATTGAAACATTTTAGTTGTGATGACCTCAAGGTTCTATGTGATGTGGTAAATCTCTGTATCCATCCAGAACCCACCAAGCGACCATCGATGCAGGAAGTATGCACCATATTGGAGAGCAAAATTGACACATCAGTGTCGCTTGAGCTTAAAGCATCTTCTTTGGCATGGGCCGAGCTTGCACTTTCATCCTAA
- the LOC126794449 gene encoding actin-depolymerizing factor 7-like, which yields MAVHDDCKLRFFELKAKRSYRFILFKIEQQQIVVDTLGEPNASYDDFTSSFPTNECRYAVYDFDFTTEENCQKSKIFFIAWSPDESKVRMKMVYASSKDRFKRELDGISFELQATDPSEMSLDIVKGRAC from the exons ATGGCTGTGCACGATGACTGCAAGCTGAGGTTCTTCGAGCTAAAAGCAAAGAGGAGCTATCGTTTCATTTTGTTTAAGATTGAGCAACAGCAAATTGTGGTTGATACGCTCGGAGAACCCAATGCAAGTTATGATGACTTCACCTCCAGTTTTCCTACTAATGAGTGTCGTTATGCTGTCTACGATTTCGATTTCACTACCGAAGAGAACTGCCAGAAGAGCAAGATTTTCTTCATCGCATG GTCACCGGATGAATCAAAGGTGAGGATGAAGATGGTGTATGCAAGTTCCAAGGACAGGTTCAAAAGAGAATTGGACGGCATTTCATTTGAATTGCAAGCAACAGATCCAAGTGAGATGAGCTTGGACATAGTGAAGGGGCGAGCCTGCTAA
- the LOC126795425 gene encoding zinc finger BED domain-containing protein RICESLEEPER 2-like, which yields MGKLGIRKSKKRLRPEEAAEAIITSGPGTTLSLSAQTTPVNSSSGTTPSLSNLLPQISEEASDVSQDTRNSRKRSWVWKHFDEYTDRKVTKVKGKKDIVHESQRAKCRYCPKGPLGDYACDSRSNGNSGMLRHLKFNCKFYPGRKVKVVEKNQPVFSSDKSKGNTMKMVAYNPDAVMQACVEMVVVDELPFRFVEKQGFRHFCHVAVPLFKVPCRKTLVKNFLSLYDKTKKKLISDIKCHRVCLTTDTWTSVQNMNYMVLTAHFIDDKWEMHKRIINFCIISSHIGNSIGLLIEACLLQWGISKVLTITVDNAAANKCAIDYVRSKLNKREKPESILGGQHMHVRCTSHICNLIVGSGLKRLNKAVLAIRNAVKFVRSSPSRLESFKACAAKEEISCQILVVMDVPTRWNSTFLMLQAALKFKAVFARMAVEADTGFAAYFNEPDEEFDEEGNLLPTKGRRPKVGPPEEEEWYKAKVFVHFLLTFFEATLRASASNHPTIHTTLHDVLAMETEIGKLLVQPEIATQTETEKTLYEMGQQMKAKFLKYYGTYSDLNPLVFVGLILDPRCKLRHISHLFTIEDFTKQEVETKTKKLKDVLMSLYEEYAPTYATVKKTTERNVSSTSQSSGSSSGSRGYMADWSKVVSELDEAVVVHEVDKYLLDPLEVTNPNEKEAFEFPILLWWRMNGPKYHVLAAIAKDVMAIQVSTVASESAFSTRGRVIDSFRSSLTPKSVEALICLQSWLRGNEISCIQEEPSITDNEFYEQCEREHVSTASSSNCPPPTFKGKKQVVEVDDESDDELVEVGDDDTELGSEYDSETS from the exons ATGGGAAAACTGGGA ATTAGAAAGAGTAAGAAGAGACTTAGGCCGGAGGAAGCAGCCGAAGCAATCATTACATCTGGACCTGGTACAACTCTGTCTCTCTCTGCTCAGACGACTCCGGTCAATTCTTCTTCTGGTACAActccttctctctctaatTTATTGCCCCAAATTAGTGAAGAAGCTTCTGATGTTAGTCAAGATACTCGGAATAGTAGGAAACGCAGTTGGGTATGGAAGCATTTTGATGAATATACAGACAGGAAAGTCACTAAGGTGAAGGGTAAGAAAGATATTGTACATGAATCTCAGAGGGCCAAGTGTAGATACTGTCCTAAGGGTCCTTTAGGAGACTATGCTTGTGATTCTCGTAGCAATGGAAATTCAGGGATGCTTAGGCACTTAAAGTTTAACTGCAAGTTTTATCCTGGTAGGAAAGTGAAAGTAGTAGAGAAAAATCAGCCAGTATTTTCTAGTGATAAAAGTAAGGGCAATACGATGAAGATGGTAGCATATAATCCTGATGCAGTGATGCAAGCTTGTGTTGAAATGGTTGTAGTTGATGAACTTCCTTTTAGGTTTGTTGAAAAGCAAGGATTTAGGCACTTTTGTCATGTTGCAGTGCCTTTGTTTAAAGTCCCTTGTAGGAAAACTTTGGTGAAGAACTTTCTGAGTTTGTATGataagacgaagaagaagttGATTTCTGATATTAAATGTCATCGGGTGTGCCTCACTACCGATACTTGGACAAGTGTTCAAAACATGAACTACATGGTGCTAACGGCACACTTTATCGATGATAAGTGGGAAATGCATAAGAGGATAATCAACTTCTGCATTATATCTTCTCACATCGGGAATTCTATAGGTCTTCTTATCGAGGCGTGTTTGCTTCAGTGGGGAATTAGCAAGGTTCTTACCATCACAGTCGATAATGCTGCAGCAAATAAGTGTGCCATTGATTATGTTAGGTCCAAACtgaacaaaagagaaaaaccGGAATCCATATTAGGGGGTCAGCACATGCATGTTAGGTGTACATCCCATATTTGTAATTTGATAGTTGGAAGTGGGTTAAAAAGGTTGAATAAAGCAGTGTTAGCGATAAGAAATGCAGTGAAGTTTGTGAGATCTTCACCGTCAAGGTTGGAAAGCTTTAAGGCATGTGCAGCAAAGGAAGAGATCTCTTGTCAAATTCTGGTTGTTATGGATGTTCCTACAAGGTGGAATTCAACATTTTTAATGTTGCAAGCTGCCTTGAAGTTCAAAGCAGTCTTTGCAAGAATGGCAGTTGAAGCAGACACTGGTTTTGCAGCCTATTTCAATGAGCCTGACGAAGAGTTCGATGAGGAGGGAAACTTGCTTCCAACCAAAGGCAGGAGGCCTAAAGTAGGACCACCCGAGGAGGAAGAATGGTATAAGGCAAAAGTGTTTGTGCATTTTCTTTTGACGTTTTTCGAAGCTACTCTAAGAGCTAGTGCAAGTAATCATCCCACTATCCACACCACACTTCATGATGTTTTAGCAATGGAAACTGAGATTGGAAAGCTCCTTGTGCAGCCTGAAATAGCAACACAAACAGAAACTGAGAAGACTTTGTATGAGATGGGCCAACAGATGAAGGCCAAGTTCCTCAAGTACTACGGGACTTATTCTGATTTGAATCCATTAGTATTTGTGGGGCTGATTCTTGATCCTAGGTGTAAGCTCAGACACATAAGTCATCTCTTCACAATAGAAGACTTTACCAAGCAAGAGGTGGAGACTAAAACGAAGAAGTTGAAGGATGTGTTGATGTCCTTGTATGAAGAATATGCACCAACGTATGCTACTGTAAAGAAGACAACTGAAAGAAACGTTAGTAGCACATCACAAAGCTCAGGATCAAGTAGTGGCAGCAGAGGTTACATGGCTGACTGGAGCAAGGTTGTTTCTGAGCTTGATGAGGCTGTGGTTGTGCATGAAGTTGACAAATACTTGCTGGATCCTCTTGAGGTCACTAACCCTAATGAGAAGGAAGCATTTGAATTTCCTATTTTGCTATGGTGGAGGATGAATGGACCCAAGTACCATGTTCTTGCAGCAATAGCCAAAGATGTAATGGCTATTCAAGTTTCAACTGTTGCATCCGAGTCTGCTTTTAGCACCAGAGGCAGAGTCATTGACAGCTTTAGGAGTTCCTTGACTCCTAAATCTGTTGAAGCATTGATATGTTTACAAAGCTGGTTGAGGGGTAATGAAATTAGCTGCATACAAGAGGAACCATCCATTACAGACAATGAGTTTTATGAGCAGTGTGAGAGAG AGCATGTAAGCACAGCCTCTTCAAGTAACTGTCCTCCTCCAACATTCAAGGGAAAGAAACAAGTTGTTGAAGTTGATGATGAATCAGATGATGAACTTGTTGAAGTCGGTGATGATGACACTGAGCTAGGATCTGAATATGATTCAGAGACAAGTTAA
- the LOC126793490 gene encoding uncharacterized protein LOC126793490: protein MLLRGSRLVRPLQLQSAKNWQSSLIKGGRSNSIFLLGFLIIAAILSSFRIQLSTNQTLLITDKHEISPKKIEFPLNCSMDINQTQTCPTNYPKFFSSDRLDTSSNTTCPDYFRFIYEDLKPWRATGITRDMVESAKETAHFRLVIVEGKAYIEKYKKSIQTRDVFTIWGILQLLRRYPGKVPDLELMFDCDDLPVIRSQDYLGENSTQVPPLFRYCGDRWTKDIVFPDWSFWGWAEINIKPWGSLLKDVEKGNEMSKWMEREPYAYWKGNPFVAETRRNLLKCNVSDTQDWNARLFIQDWILESQQGFKQSDVTNQCTHRYKIYIEGYAWSVSEKYILACDSVTLLIKPHYYDFFTRSLRPVHHYWPIRNDNKCKSIKFAVDWGNNHKQKAQAIGKAASNFIQQELKMDYVYDYMFHLLNEYAKLSKFEPKIPEGATHLCAETLACAADESEKKFMNESLVKSPSITNPCTLPPPYKPQDLGNLYRNNINLIKQVEKWEDKYWESIQNKQQ from the exons ATGTTGTTGCGAGGATCTCGCTTGGTCAGACCTTTGCAGCTTCAAAGTGCAAAAAATTGGCAATCCTCTTTGATAAAGGGAGGGAGGTCCAATTCTATCTTCCTCTTGGGTTTCCTAATCATTGCAGCCATTCTATCTTCTTTCCGGATCCAACTT TCGACGAACCAAACACTACTGATTACCGACAAGCATGAGATATCCCCCAAAAAAATCGAGTTTCCACTCAACTGTTCTATGGACATCAATCAAACACAAACGTGTCCAACAAACTACCCTAAATTCTTCAGTAGTGATCGTCTTGACACATCCTCGAACACTACATGCCCGGACTACTTTCGGTTCATCTACGAAGATCTAAAGCCATGGAGAGCCACAGGAATCACAAGGGACATGGTGGAAAGCGCAAAAGAGACAGCGCATTTTCGGCTAGTTATTGTTGAAGGCAAGGCTTATATTGAGAAGTACAAGAAGTCCATACAGACAAGGGATGTGTTTACTATATGGGGCATTTTGCAGCTCCTTAGGAGATACCCTGGGAAAGTACCTGACTTGGAGCTCATGTTTGATTGTGATGACCTTCCTGTAATCCGATCACAAGATTACCTGGGAGAGAACTCGACGCAGGTGCCACCGCTGTTCCGGTACTGCGGTGATAGATGGACAAAAGACATTGTGTTCCCTGATTGGTCTTTCTGGGGCTG GGCTGAGATAAACATAAAACCATGGGGAAGCTTGTTGAAAGATGTCGAGAAAGGTAACGAGATGAGCAAATGGATGGAGAGAGAACCTTATGCATACTGGAAAGGGAACCCCTTTGTAGCCGAAACAAGGAGAAACCTCCTCAAATGCAACGTCTCAGACACACAGGACTGGAATGCTCGCTTATTCATCCAG GACTGGATCCTTGAATCTCAACAAGGCTTCAAGCAATCAGATGTAACAAATCAATGCACACATAG GTACAAGATATATATTGAGGGCTATGCATGGTCTGTTAGTGAGAAGTACATTCTGGCCTGTGATTCAGTTACATTGCTGATAAAACCACACTACTATGATTTCTTCACAAGGAGTTTACGACCAGTGCACCATTACTGGCCTATAAGGAATGACAACAAATGCAAATCCATCAAATTCGCTGTAGATTGGGGAAACAATCACAAACAAAAG GCACAAGCAATTGGGAAAGCAGCAAGCAACTTCATTCAGCAAGAACTGAAGATGGACTATGTGTATGATTACATGTTTCATCTACTAAATGAATATGCCAAACTTTCAAAATTTGAGCCAAAGATACCTGAAGGAGCTACACATTTGTGCGCAGAGACTCTCGCTTGCGCTGCAGATGAGTCAGAGAAAAAGTTCATGAACGAGTCGTTGGTGAAGAGTCCATCGATTACAAACCCCTGCACCTTGCCGCCTCCTTATAAACCCCAAGATCTTGGAAACTTATACAGGAATAACATCAATTTGATAAAACAAGTAGAAAAATGGGAAGATAAGTACTGGGAGAGTATCCAGAATAAGCAGCAGTAA